In Pseudomonas rhizosphaerae, one DNA window encodes the following:
- a CDS encoding efflux RND transporter periplasmic adaptor subunit produces the protein MATATDSNASQQSPAAPAAEDKAPANRRKRKLWLFILLALVVLGGLGVWAWYTLYGRWNESTDDAYVNGNVVEITPLTTGTVISIGADDGDLVHEGQPLVQFDPNDSQIDLQNAQANLAKAVRQVRGLYSNVDGMKAQVAARKAEVQRAQDNYGRRKNLASDGAISQEELSHAHDDLISAQSALSNTQQQLATSTALVDATQVSNHPDVRAAAAQLRQAYLAHARTTLIAPVTGYVAKRTVQLGQRIEPGTATMAVIPLNQLWIDANFKETQLRHMRIGQPVDITSDLYGDEVKYSGTIDSLGAGTGSAFALLPAQNATGNWIKIVQRVPVRVHINPQQLSEHPLRIGLSTVVDVDLHDQSGPVLAQQPPQQASFTTNVYDKQLGEADAMIAQLIHDNSAASGTTATR, from the coding sequence ATGGCCACTGCCACTGACTCCAATGCTTCCCAGCAATCGCCTGCAGCACCCGCTGCAGAAGACAAGGCCCCGGCCAATCGGCGCAAGCGCAAACTCTGGCTGTTCATCCTGCTGGCCCTGGTGGTGCTGGGTGGTTTGGGCGTCTGGGCCTGGTACACCCTGTACGGGCGCTGGAACGAGAGCACCGACGACGCCTACGTGAACGGCAACGTGGTGGAAATCACGCCGTTGACCACCGGCACGGTGATCAGCATCGGTGCCGACGATGGCGATCTGGTCCACGAAGGCCAGCCCCTGGTGCAGTTCGACCCGAACGATTCGCAGATCGATCTGCAGAATGCCCAGGCCAACCTGGCCAAGGCGGTACGCCAGGTGCGCGGCCTGTACAGCAACGTCGACGGCATGAAGGCCCAGGTCGCTGCGCGCAAGGCGGAAGTGCAACGCGCCCAGGACAACTATGGCCGACGCAAGAACTTGGCGTCCGACGGGGCGATCTCTCAGGAAGAGTTGTCCCACGCCCACGACGATCTGATCTCGGCGCAGAGTGCCCTGAGCAATACCCAGCAGCAATTAGCGACCTCGACCGCACTGGTCGATGCCACCCAGGTGTCCAACCATCCCGACGTGCGCGCCGCAGCCGCACAGTTGCGTCAGGCGTACCTGGCCCATGCACGCACTACCCTGATCGCGCCGGTGACCGGCTATGTGGCCAAGCGCACCGTGCAGTTGGGGCAGCGTATCGAACCGGGCACGGCGACCATGGCGGTGATCCCGCTGAACCAGCTGTGGATCGACGCTAATTTCAAGGAAACCCAGCTGCGCCACATGCGCATCGGCCAGCCGGTGGACATCACCAGTGACCTGTATGGCGACGAAGTGAAGTACAGCGGCACCATCGACAGCCTGGGCGCGGGCACCGGCAGCGCGTTTGCCTTATTGCCGGCACAGAACGCTACGGGCAACTGGATCAAGATCGTCCAGCGGGTGCCAGTGCGGGTACACATCAATCCGCAACAGTTGAGCGAGCATCCGCTGCGCATCGGCCTGTCGACGGTGGTGGATGTCGACCTGCATGACCAGAGCGGGCCAGTATTGGCCCAGCAGCCCCCGCAGCAGGCGTCCTTCACCACCAACGTCTACGACAAGCAGTTGGGTGAGGCGGACGCCATGATCGCCCAGTTGATCCACGACAACAGCGCAGCGTCCGGCACTACGGCTACCCGCTGA